The following DNA comes from Haloarchaeobius salinus.
TTCTTCGCGAAGAAGAACCGGACGACCTCGGGTTCGAGGAGTTCGAGCACGTCCTCGACGAGGACGACGTGGCCCTCGGAGGAGGAGAACGCCTTGCCGTCGAGCGTGAACCACTCGTACACCATCGGAACGGGCGGGGTGTTGCCGAGGACGTTCCGGGCGATGTCGTCGCCGGACGGCCAGGAGCCCTCGGCGTGGTCCTTGCCGAAGGGTTCGAAGTCGACGCCGAGGACGCGCCACTGTGCGGGCCACTCGAAGCGCCAGGGGAGCTTGCCCTCGCGCAGGGTGGCGGTTCCCTCGTGGCCACAGCCCGAGATGACGTTGTCGCCGGCCTCCATGTCGGTGCAGACGTAGTCGACCTCGCCCTCGTCGGGCCGGACCGCGGTGATGGTCTCGGTGACCTTGCCGCACTCGGCGCAGATGGGGTTGAACGGGACGTAGTCGGCGTCGACCTTGTCCTGGTACTTCGCGAGGACGGTCCGGGCGGTGTCCTGGTTCGCCAGCAGGAACCGGGTCACGTCCTCGAACTCGCCGTCCTCGTACAGTGCGGTGTTCGAGACGAGTTCGATGGGCACGCCGAGGGCGTCGGCGCTGGACTGGATGAGCGCGGAGAAGTGCGCGCCGTAGGAGTCACAGCAGCCGAAGGGGTCCGGGATGTCGGTGTAGGGCTTGCCCAGGTTCCGGCCGAGCGCGCCGGCGTTCACGTCGCCGAGGTCGACGAGTTCGCCGTCCAGGTTGGCGAGCTTCCGGGGGAGCTTCCGGAGCGGGTCGCGGTCGTCGGCGGTGAACACCTGCCGGACCTCGTGGCTGCGCTCTCGCAGGACCTCGGCGACGAAGTAGCCCCGCATCACCTCGTTCATGTTGCCGAAGTGCGGGACACCCGACGGGGAGATACCACCCTT
Coding sequences within:
- the lysS gene encoding lysine--tRNA ligase encodes the protein MSADEATSPYTLQAEEEDGGERRHVFWADQIADAIEAREPDDPIVIKGGISPSGVPHFGNMNEVMRGYFVAEVLRERSHEVRQVFTADDRDPLRKLPRKLANLDGELVDLGDVNAGALGRNLGKPYTDIPDPFGCCDSYGAHFSALIQSSADALGVPIELVSNTALYEDGEFEDVTRFLLANQDTARTVLAKYQDKVDADYVPFNPICAECGKVTETITAVRPDEGEVDYVCTDMEAGDNVISGCGHEGTATLREGKLPWRFEWPAQWRVLGVDFEPFGKDHAEGSWPSGDDIARNVLGNTPPVPMVYEWFTLDGKAFSSSEGHVVLVEDVLELLEPEVVRFFFAKNPKKARDFSIERLDQLVDEFDRFEKLYFGEVEGTGDETARAERVYPFVVDETDPDRIRLPFTFAAVLGMFDDPDLREQVARKEGHIPDDADQETIDDALARVERARNWARRTDNEFNYELKRAEMPDVDLDPATEDALDELADFVAEGHDGEEIQGEIYETAKRNDMEIGGLFTAGYRLFFDEEQGPQLGTFLGKLDRDFVVARLRRKR